CACTGCACAGATGGCTTTGTTTCCCTTCTCACAGCAACCCGCAGATTCACAAGTAACCCCAGCCGCTTTGCGAATTCCACCTTGGTTCGTCTCGCCGATTATCTGTTGACTGGTTACAAGAGGGGGGTGCGCCCTGTACGCGACTGGAGAACCCCCACCACGGTCTCCATTGATTTAATGGTCTACGCTATTCTAAGTGTGGTAAGGGGCCGCacgtttgtttttagttttgagggctacattctcaaagcctTTCAAGTCCTCATTAGCACAGATGCTTTGGTAATATTCtatattgtgtctctaattactggtGTGTTTAcatagttatttagtaaataaatgttacttacacataattacaatgttatcataCATAGATACAATGTTcgtaatgtgtaaatctttttgcacgatattgCATTGTATTCTCATATAAGCGTGTCCTTGCATATATGATGTATACGTTAcgtgcacaataacattgtaatgatgtgaaagtagtcatgtatttactaagcaactaccatgtaaatacacagtaatgacagactcttaatgtaaagtgttatcaatGTTTATAAATGGCCTGATAACTATTTAGCATATCATTTTACTGCAAATAACTGACTCTAAGAATCTCCAGGAGTGTTCTTTAAAAGTCTGTTGATGTCTTGATgaaatcaattacattttatactgtacaaaaattaaactttacgttttgttaaaataaaaaatactaaaaacgaCCAGGTATCCCAGTGATTTGGTAATGGACAACTGTAGAAGATACATGCAGACAACAGCAAGAATTAACTGtgtacttactgtatatatatatatatatatatatatatatatatatatatatatatataatatatatatatatatattgttattaacaGATCACATCATTTGATACCTTTTAATCCTGCTAAcattatgcattttaaaccttTACTCATGACTGCATCCttttctttgtcttgtttttgaCTACAGGATGAGAAAAATCAAGTTCTAACAACCTACATTTGGTACCGGCAGGTGTGTGCTCAAATTTCAACTGAATAGCACATGGctctgtattatttatatatatatatatagatggaagGGTGATTGATCTAATAAGCTGCACTGGAATCCATTCAAATGATCTCCTTTCCAAGCAGACACAAAGCATGCACCACAAGAGGAGATTTCATTCATCTAACCTGGCCATagcacagaacaaaaaaagacattacaAAGACTTCCTGCTGAAACGAGAAGTACAACCCAATAGCTCAGTGTTTGAAGCTATGGGGGTGTTAACCATGGTATCGCAAAATccatctgacacacacacacacacaaaggagatatacaaatatatttacaaacataTAATATCTGGTGTTGTAATATAGCACTAAGAAAGAACAGAGGTGGGCAGCCAGGCtaattcaattaataataattcaattaattaataataagcATAGAACAACCTCTTTTTGTTCCcaacattttcttctgtttttactGTATGTGCTTTTAAATACAACTGTACACTTTACATGAGCACCACATTTATAAGTGGAATAATATTCCTTATACCTGCACAGCAATGGAAAGATGAATTCCTAGTCTGGGATCCGAAGGAGTTTGACGATGTCAAGCAGACCTCTATCCTGACTAGCAATCTGTGGGTGCCAGATATACTCATCAACGAGTTGTAAGTATGTTGGGTCATTTTTATGCAATTTTACTGATTTTAATGGTGCCAGGTTTAATTCTATGTTTAtttattcctgtttttttgtgtgaatttttaggcttttttattttaagataatcaaattatttttaaggctgttatttttttaactgtccaAAAAAAGTTAACTGAAAAGCTCTTTCTGGAACTGTCAGAAAAAGTCAATGACTgctcaaatcaaataacagcacagcTGGGACTCACAGTAAACAGATAGGGGAGGGGTGGGAGGGGATAATATTGCCAGTGTTcataagaaaatagattttaaaaccttgcttaCTGTTGGTCTTAACAAGCATATCAGTGACACATCAGTCATCCTCCGCCATGACTGCCAATACAAAATAAGAACCATCGTCAACATGAAAAAGCCACCAGAACGCACTGCAGCAAAACACCTTTAGCTGCACCGAGGACGATGGGCTAGTGAACACAAGAAGCGTATTCTccgctgtgttttattttttattttaggggtGTTTGATAGCTATGAAAAGCTGTAATAAGCAGCCCtttgttttttgtggattttttaatattttttttttccagtgttgaTGTGGGGAAGTCCCCTGATATCCCGTATGTTTACGTGGGGAATGACGGAGAAGTTCGGAACTACAAGCCGATCCAGGTGGTCACTGCCTGCAGCCTGGATATATACAACTTCCCTTTCGACGTGCAGACCTGCCCCCTCACTTTCATGAGCTGGCTCCACACGAGTAAGAACCTGGCCTCACATTACCTCAGCCTCCCCTGACAAATGTTTTCCATCAGCTAGAATTTTTTGGATTGATACATAAtttaaaactacatgaacatcatttatattttttatttagcattatgtaatcaaagaaattatatGGCAAAAGTCTACCGGCAGCCATAATAGCAGAacaatatttcatgtttgatttcgaaacatcaatttgtgtcagtttttcattaagtatgtggaaaactacaaagcggtgtgtaattcaatatgttaacgtaccatcattcagcagggttcatccggctttatgaagctaaattaattaattctgcagggtgatgcgacacttttggccctagctgtagtTTGTTGCATGTGCTCTTTTGAGGTCATTGCGCAGTGCTAGTATGTATGAAAGTCCTGAGCTCTAACACTGATCTGATGCTCTTTCCTTCCCATGCAGTTAAGGACATCAACATCTCCCTGTTGAGATCCCCAGAGGAGGTGATGTTTGATAAAAGTGTTTTCATGAACCAGGGAGAGTGGGAACTGCTCCATGTCCTGTCTGCTTACTCTGACTTCAGTATTGATGGCAACGACCACTACGCTGAAATGAAGTTCTCTGTGAGTGCGGCCAGCATGTGGGCTTGTGCCTGACGACACGTTGTCTTACCACAGGGCTAATGGCACTTACACTGCATCTTGAAGTTCCACTGCCAACACACCTTGAGTTGGAGGCGAGGGGAGAGCTGAACTCAAAGCACGGCAGCAAAGAGAGGTTTAAATACACCTGGTTTAAGAAGTATTGCTAACTGATTGACAAGAATGCAGGGGTGACCTCCTTATTCAAAGGTCATACTGACTTTTTGtgatggttgtttttttctgtcaatcaAGTGATATTgtttacaggtttaaaaggagGTGTAACtgcagggtgcaacattttttttatgttcattggatgtacacaaaaggtctaaattattttaaaaaataacttatttcaggGCGTTTTGGACAAAAGCCGTTTTTCAGCTActgaaaaaacagacacagtACTTTTCTTTCTAAGCAGCTGTGGAAGAGATTTTGTCTgaaaaaacctgaaataattttttttgtttgtttttttttttaaatcatttgaaacgtttgtgtacatcaaaaaaaacaaaaaaaaacacaacccccccccttTTCATTTTGGCAAGGTGTATTTAGTTTCCCTCACAGCGTTACAATGTTGCTGTTGAGTATAACGGATTGCCTGTGATGCTTTGGCCCTGGCTGTTCTCTGATTTGAGatgctgtgtttctgttccaGGTGGTGATCAGACGGAGACCCTTGTTTTACACTGTAAGCTTACTGCTCCCTAGTATTTTTCTGATGGTGATGGATATTGTGGGGTTCTTCCTGCCCCCTGACAGTGGAGAGAGAGTCTCCTTTAAAATCACCCTGCTGCTGGGCTACTCTGTCTTCCTCATTATCGTGTCCGACACCCTGCCAGCTACTGCCATCGGGACCCCCCTCATAGGTACAGCTAGTGAAGGGTGCAGCGCAGTGATGGGTACAGCTGTGCAGTGAAATCTTTCCGATAACAGAGTGCTGGGAATAAGGGAGGTCTCTAAACAGCAAGAGATGGGCAGAGTGAACCGGAAGGGAACCTGGGCTTTGTGTGAAGTAGCTTTTGAACTGATGAAGGTTCGAGCTAGACTTTGGTTTAAAACAcctttactgttttgtttaatcaGGATAGTAAAGCTGTTTAGGGTTACTTGGTTAAAtggcttgatttaaaaaaaaatattattatacagatgtccttaattaacaaaaaaaaaaacttttcttagTATTAACTGCACTGTTGTCAATTTATATAGTATATTAAAAATCATATTTAGTTTAAGAAAGGACATTTTTCTGTTAATTTTAAGgttagactatatatatatatttttttgtaaaaactggTCTGTGCCTGCAATTACATTTCTGTATTGTTGGATTGTTTTCAGTGTTCCAGAGGGAAGTGTCAAGGATGTTCTAGAATCTTTGCATTAATACAGAATCAAGTGCAGCAATTTCAGGTTTGGTTTTGTGCCTCATTGCTTTGCAGGGGTGTATTTTGTAGTGTGCATGGCCCTTCTGGTGATCAGTCTGACGGAGACCATACTGATCGTTCGTCTGGTGCATAAGCAAGATCTGCAGCCTCGCGTCCCAGAGTGGGTGAAATACCTGGTGTTGGAGAGAGCCACTGCACTGTTCTGCATTCGCAACAAGCACAAGTTTGGACCCCTGCACCCCAAAGAGGTAGATGTGACCCAGTACAAGGAGAACAATATCAATTCAGGTAGGAATTCCATCTCTTACCTCAAGTGAACCCACCTCTGACAAGCACCGGTACATGAAAACAACAGCACAGATGTTAGAGCTATAAATGAAATGTTCAACAGGGGAAGCGCTTTCACGGTGTTCTACTAATTACACATGCAGCTCAAATGATCTCATTCTAGGCAAGATAGGGGTGTCTAGAATCAGCAGTAGAGAGGAATTTCACTTGAAACAAAACTCGTGGTTGATTTAGCCAATCGGAGCACAGCTAGCCATTAATTTATGACGCAGCCACTACATAAATAGCCATGTAAATATATCCTCAACGGTGCATATACAGCTAAACGCACACTTTGGATCATGTTTACTAGTGATGACCAAGTGCAAATATTCCCTCTGTAACCAAGCAATTTCACTGGATTGTTTCATTGTACATCTGCACAGTGCACTGTGCAAAAGATATGCCAGTACAGATTTTAAACAGCCAGTTAACAGGGACTGTGGAGGTGGTTTGAGGCACGCTCACGCTCTCTCAGGAAAGCACTCTGGTCATCTCGGGGATTGCAGCATTGTCTGCTTCTAACACTCTGTTTGTTTCGACAGCTAAATTGAACTTCTTTTGTTGCGAGAACCCCAAACACCGCGAGAAGCCCATGGGGATGGCTCTGCCTTTAAGAGAAAACACACCGGTCGTGGACAGCATCCTGCACGAGATCTCCTCCATCCGCCAGTACCTGGAGAAACGGGACGAGTACCGAGAAATCGCCAAGGAGTGGTTGCAAGTGGGCTATGTTCTGGACGTGCTGCTGTTCCGGGTCTACCTGGTGGCGGTGCTCGCGTACAGCATCACGCTGGGCACGCTGTGGTCTGTGTGGCAGTATGCTGAGTGACAGGTAGAGGCTGCTTTAAAAAGGGTCTTATACCTTTTATAATAACTGGTGACAGTGTCTTACAATGGGCTCAAGCAGTTGATTTGCCGTTTATTACGGCAAATATGCGCTCATTAACACCTGCAAAAGAGCACGACCACAGCGCGAGCTGccaaactgaaaggaattcctACAAcacctacattattattattattattattattattattattattattattattattattattattattattaatgcggtgcttttatccaaagcgacttacagaaattaaacaaaatataaaaatactaaattaaaaatgtaaaatgtttcttataaggacaaatacaatagaaaaaagaaaaataaggatacAGAGAGAAATGCCAAATGAAAAGACACcacagacatataaaagcaaacgAATAATTATAAAAATTTCAATACACAGCTAACTTACCAATAAAATAAGCCAGAAACACCCCCAGGACAGCCAGTGTCCTTTCCCGATGTTCTGACACGATTGGCGCACACGCTGCCGCTCACACTGGCACTGACGCAGTGAAGTCTGGAAAATCATGTTTGTAGCTTACTGACAGTCTGTACTTGACCAACAGCTTggattttgtttgctttgtatatACAGCAGTTATGCAACTAACACTGTTTGTGATtctatgtacagtattgtatttgtatagaATAAAAACGTTGTTTTACCCTC
Above is a genomic segment from Polyodon spathula isolate WHYD16114869_AA chromosome 36, ASM1765450v1, whole genome shotgun sequence containing:
- the htr3a gene encoding 5-hydroxytryptamine receptor 3A → MAGFICITEISIRLRTLAFETTRRFTSNPSRFANSTLVRLADYLLTGYKRGVRPVRDWRTPTTVSIDLMVYAILSVDEKNQVLTTYIWYRQQWKDEFLVWDPKEFDDVKQTSILTSNLWVPDILINEFVDVGKSPDIPYVYVGNDGEVRNYKPIQVVTACSLDIYNFPFDVQTCPLTFMSWLHTIKDINISLLRSPEEVMFDKSVFMNQGEWELLHVLSAYSDFSIDGNDHYAEMKFSVVIRRRPLFYTVSLLLPSIFLMVMDIVGFFLPPDSGERVSFKITLLLGYSVFLIIVSDTLPATAIGTPLIGVYFVVCMALLVISLTETILIVRLVHKQDLQPRVPEWVKYLVLERATALFCIRNKHKFGPLHPKEVDVTQYKENNINSAKLNFFCCENPKHREKPMGMALPLRENTPVVDSILHEISSIRQYLEKRDEYREIAKEWLQVGYVLDVLLFRVYLVAVLAYSITLGTLWSVWQYAE